A genomic stretch from Campylobacter lari subsp. concheus includes:
- the ccoS gene encoding cbb3-type cytochrome oxidase assembly protein CcoS: MNGVLMMMIGVSLVALFLAICALLWGIKNKQFDDDYKFTTLNDSEEALNDAVILEKRKKEALEKNKKQP; the protein is encoded by the coding sequence ATGAACGGTGTTTTAATGATGATGATAGGCGTTTCTTTGGTTGCTTTGTTTTTGGCAATTTGCGCTTTGCTTTGGGGTATAAAGAATAAACAATTTGATGATGATTATAAATTTACTACTTTAAATGATAGTGAAGAAGCTTTAAATGATGCGGTGATTTTAGAAAAAAGAAAAAAAGAAGCTTTGGAAAAGAACAAAAAACAGCCATAA
- a CDS encoding cytochrome c553, producing the protein MKKLLVLSALACLGVSAFAADGATLYKKCAVCHGAKADKVYLNKVPALNSLTAAERLQYMKDYAAGKRNAYGQGAIMKINLKGLTEADFKAIEEYIESLKK; encoded by the coding sequence ATGAAAAAGCTACTTGTTTTATCAGCTTTAGCATGTCTTGGTGTTTCAGCTTTTGCTGCAGATGGTGCTACACTTTACAAAAAATGTGCAGTATGTCATGGTGCTAAAGCAGATAAAGTTTATCTTAACAAAGTTCCTGCTTTAAATTCTTTAACTGCAGCTGAAAGATTGCAATACATGAAAGACTATGCAGCAGGTAAAAGAAATGCTTATGGTCAAGGTGCTATCATGAAAATCAACCTTAAAGGTTTAACAGAAGCAGATTTCAAAGCAATTGAAGAATATATCGAAAGCTTAAAAAAATAA
- a CDS encoding D-glycero-alpha-D-manno-heptose-1,7-bisphosphate 7-phosphatase produces MKTKALFLDRDGIINIDKKYVHKISDFEFCDGIFELCEFFQKQNFLIFVATNQSGIARAYYNEKDFEILSSYMLGEFLKKGIKIEKIYHCPHLENCECRKPKPGMLLKAQKEFNIDFSQSFFIGDNLSDMQAGINAGVKNLFLINENYNDDKNYKVFKNLKELLHYLKDRK; encoded by the coding sequence ATGAAAACAAAGGCGTTATTTTTAGATAGAGATGGGATTATTAATATAGATAAAAAATACGTTCATAAGATCAGTGATTTTGAATTTTGTGATGGTATTTTTGAACTTTGTGAATTTTTTCAAAAGCAAAATTTTTTAATTTTTGTAGCTACTAATCAATCAGGCATTGCTAGAGCTTATTATAATGAAAAAGATTTTGAAATTTTAAGCTCGTATATGCTAGGTGAGTTTTTGAAAAAAGGCATTAAAATAGAAAAAATTTATCACTGCCCGCATTTAGAAAATTGTGAATGTCGTAAGCCAAAACCTGGCATGCTTTTAAAAGCACAAAAAGAATTTAATATAGATTTTTCACAATCTTTTTTTATAGGGGATAATTTAAGCGATATGCAAGCTGGAATTAATGCTGGTGTAAAAAATCTGTTTTTGATTAATGAAAATTATAATGACGATAAAAACTATAAGGTTTTTAAAAATTTAAAAGAACTTTTGCATTATTTAAAGGATAGAAAATGA
- the rfaD gene encoding ADP-glyceromanno-heptose 6-epimerase, which produces MKIVITGGAGFIGSALALELQDKHEVLIVDKMRSSVIFENGNLESFGHFKNILDFEGELYVGDINDEKTLEVIKDFKPDVIFHKAAISDTTVYDQNKVLKTNLNTFKDFIELALELNAKLIYASSASVYGDAPSPQTVNLSEAPKNPYAFSKLMMDKLAKKYFDKMHIVGLRYFNVYGKGEFFKNSTASMILQFGHQILAGKSPRLFEGSDQIYRDFIYIKDVVSANLQALEAKSGIYNVATGKARTFQDIVDILQKELNTNYPCEYIPNPYKNAYQFHTQAKLDESFSYKAKFSLEEGIKDYLDEIKRLYEKEVNA; this is translated from the coding sequence ATGAAAATAGTGATAACGGGTGGAGCAGGTTTTATAGGCTCTGCACTTGCTTTAGAACTTCAAGATAAACATGAAGTTTTGATTGTAGATAAAATGCGTTCAAGCGTTATTTTTGAAAATGGAAATTTAGAAAGTTTTGGTCATTTTAAAAATATTTTAGATTTTGAAGGCGAACTTTATGTGGGTGATATTAACGATGAAAAAACTTTAGAGGTTATAAAAGATTTTAAACCTGATGTGATCTTTCATAAGGCCGCAATTTCAGATACAACTGTTTATGATCAAAACAAAGTTTTAAAGACTAATTTAAACACTTTTAAAGATTTTATAGAACTTGCTTTGGAGCTTAATGCAAAATTAATCTATGCAAGTTCAGCTTCAGTTTATGGAGATGCTCCAAGCCCGCAAACTGTAAATTTAAGTGAAGCCCCTAAAAATCCTTACGCATTTTCAAAGCTAATGATGGATAAATTAGCAAAAAAATACTTTGATAAAATGCATATAGTTGGGCTTAGATATTTTAATGTATATGGTAAGGGAGAATTTTTTAAAAATAGTACTGCTTCTATGATTTTACAATTTGGACATCAAATTTTAGCGGGTAAAAGCCCGCGTTTATTTGAAGGAAGTGATCAAATTTATCGTGATTTTATATATATTAAAGATGTCGTGAGTGCAAATTTGCAAGCTTTAGAAGCAAAAAGTGGAATTTATAATGTAGCTACAGGCAAGGCAAGAACTTTTCAAGATATAGTAGATATTTTACAAAAAGAATTAAACACTAATTATCCTTGTGAGTATATTCCTAATCCTTATAAAAACGCTTATCAATTTCATACTCAAGCAAAATTAGATGAGAGTTTTTCATATAAAGCTAAATTTAGTCTTGAAGAGGGAATAAAAGATTATTTAGATGAGATTAAAAGGCTTTATGAAAAGGAAGTAAATGCTTGA
- the rfaE1 gene encoding D-glycero-beta-D-manno-heptose-7-phosphate kinase, whose product MLDFLSSKKPKILVVGDFMVDRYIWCDCTRISPEAPVMVVKSQKEDKRLGGAGNVYANLKSLGAEVFALGLVGNDESGRFLKENLNARLLVEKDRKTPLKSRVLSHSQQVLRLDDENDFDTKLEDEIIQEYKKIAKDYDAIVLSDYAKGVLTSKVTKALIEHANTLNLPILIDPKGSDFSKYQNATLLTPNKKEAIQALGVEKIDNLEKALKKLKDDLNLTYSIITLSEEGIALFDEKLHIIPAKALEVYDVTGAGDSVIAMLAYALALKVDIIKACELANDAAAVVVAKVGSVSVSLEEIKNLKKASFEDKIKSKEELVKLLQNQKVVFTNGCFDIVHYGHIKYLEKAKKLGDILVVGLNSDESIKRLKGNSRPINLEFQRACMLASMYFVDYVVIFNEDTPYELIEFLKPDVLVKGADYKDKEVVGSNLVKKVELIDFEDGFSTTNIINRIANDK is encoded by the coding sequence ATGCTTGATTTTTTAAGTTCTAAAAAGCCAAAAATTTTAGTTGTTGGGGATTTTATGGTGGATCGTTATATATGGTGTGATTGCACTAGAATTTCTCCAGAAGCTCCTGTAATGGTGGTGAAATCACAAAAAGAAGATAAAAGATTAGGTGGGGCTGGTAATGTGTATGCAAATTTAAAAAGTCTTGGTGCTGAGGTTTTTGCTCTAGGACTTGTGGGTAATGATGAGAGTGGGAGATTTTTAAAAGAGAATTTAAATGCAAGATTATTAGTAGAAAAAGATAGAAAAACCCCTCTTAAGAGTAGGGTTTTATCACATTCTCAGCAAGTTTTAAGGCTTGATGATGAGAATGATTTTGATACTAAATTAGAAGATGAAATTATTCAAGAATATAAAAAAATCGCAAAAGATTATGATGCGATTGTTTTGAGTGATTATGCCAAAGGGGTTTTAACTTCAAAAGTAACAAAAGCTTTGATAGAGCATGCAAATACTTTAAATTTACCTATTTTGATTGATCCAAAAGGAAGTGATTTTAGTAAATATCAAAATGCAACCTTACTAACTCCAAATAAAAAAGAAGCTATTCAAGCTTTGGGTGTAGAAAAAATTGATAATTTAGAAAAAGCTTTAAAAAAATTAAAAGATGATTTAAATCTAACTTATTCTATTATAACTTTATCTGAAGAAGGAATAGCACTTTTTGATGAAAAATTACATATTATTCCCGCAAAAGCCTTGGAGGTTTATGATGTAACAGGGGCTGGAGATAGTGTTATAGCTATGCTTGCTTATGCTTTGGCTTTAAAAGTTGATATTATAAAAGCGTGCGAACTAGCAAATGATGCAGCAGCTGTTGTGGTAGCAAAAGTAGGAAGTGTGAGTGTAAGTTTAGAAGAGATAAAAAACCTCAAAAAAGCTTCTTTTGAAGATAAAATTAAAAGCAAAGAAGAGCTTGTAAAATTGCTACAAAACCAAAAAGTAGTTTTTACCAACGGATGTTTTGATATTGTGCATTATGGCCATATAAAATATCTTGAAAAAGCTAAAAAATTAGGAGATATCTTAGTTGTAGGTTTAAATTCAGATGAAAGCATAAAAAGATTAAAAGGAAATTCAAGACCTATAAATTTAGAGTTTCAACGTGCATGTATGCTTGCGAGTATGTATTTTGTAGATTATGTAGTGATTTTTAATGAAGATACTCCTTATGAATTAATAGAGTTTTTAAAACCTGATGTGCTAGTTAAAGGAGCTGATTATAAAGACAAAGAAGTGGTGGGTTCAAATTTAGTAAAAAAAGTAGAATTGATTGACTTTGAAGACGGATTTAGCACTACCAATATAATTAATAGGATTGCAAATGATAAATAA
- the gmhA gene encoding D-sedoheptulose 7-phosphate isomerase, protein MINKIEKEFIQHRKTLEQSLNLKEQIAMVAQELKMCLKSGGKILICGNGGSAADSQHFAAELSGRYKKERKALAAIALSTDTSALSAIGNDYGFEFVFSRQVEALASDNDILIGISTSGKSPNVIKAFEKAKEIGAKCIGLSGKGGGVMNELCEHNIVISSDDTARIQEMHILIIHCLCDLIEEEY, encoded by the coding sequence ATGATAAATAAAATCGAAAAGGAATTTATTCAACATCGAAAAACCTTAGAGCAAAGTTTAAATTTAAAAGAGCAAATTGCTATGGTTGCTCAAGAGTTAAAAATGTGCTTGAAAAGCGGTGGAAAAATTTTAATTTGTGGAAATGGTGGAAGCGCTGCAGATAGCCAACATTTTGCAGCTGAACTTAGCGGAAGATATAAAAAAGAAAGAAAGGCTTTAGCTGCTATTGCTCTAAGCACTGATACTTCTGCTTTAAGCGCTATAGGAAATGATTATGGTTTTGAATTTGTTTTTTCAAGGCAAGTTGAAGCTTTAGCTAGCGATAATGATATATTGATTGGGATTTCTACTAGTGGAAAAAGTCCAAATGTGATCAAAGCTTTTGAAAAGGCCAAAGAAATTGGTGCTAAATGTATAGGGCTTAGTGGAAAAGGTGGTGGAGTGATGAATGAATTATGTGAGCATAATATAGTCATTTCAAGTGATGATACAGCTAGAATTCAAGAAATGCATATTTTAATTATACATTGTTTATGTGATTTGATAGAAGAAGAATATTAA
- the pyk gene encoding pyruvate kinase: MLKKTKIVATIGPASENEATIRQMIINGVNVFRLNFSHGTHEYHSQNLATIRKVATELNARIGILQDISGPKIRTLKIPEAFELKNGDRLDFYKDTFEGEKLSNEHYKVCINHPEILSMLKVGEYIYLCDGSIKTKVVQVEKDFIQTQVENSGVLSSNKGINFPNTKINIDVITQKDKDDLAWGIKNDVDFLAISFVQNAHDIDEVKKILDENNAKIAIFAKIEKFDAVENIDEIINCSDGIMVARGDLGIEVPYYRVPNIQKLIIKKANEANKPVITATQMLFSLAKSKTATRAEISDVANAVLDGTDAVMLSEESAVGIDPANAVDIMTQTIIETEKNYPYEKFETFKCFNETDIIAKSSTQLATDLNANAIFTITSSGASAVKTARYRPKMDIIAITHSKKALNFLSIVWGVQPAILIEKHENLTELLSNSVKLGVEKGLMKKDGVYTLTAGFPIGVAGSTNLIRILQKDQIEYYLSLGK; encoded by the coding sequence ATGCTAAAAAAAACAAAAATAGTTGCAACGATTGGACCAGCAAGTGAAAACGAAGCTACAATAAGACAAATGATTATTAATGGAGTGAATGTTTTTCGTTTAAATTTTTCACATGGAACCCATGAGTATCATAGTCAAAATCTAGCTACTATTAGAAAAGTAGCAACTGAACTTAATGCAAGAATTGGAATTTTGCAAGATATTAGTGGGCCAAAAATTAGAACTTTAAAAATTCCAGAAGCTTTTGAATTAAAAAATGGAGATAGACTAGACTTTTACAAGGATACTTTTGAAGGAGAAAAACTTTCTAACGAACATTATAAAGTCTGTATTAATCATCCTGAAATTCTTTCTATGCTAAAGGTAGGAGAATACATCTATCTTTGTGATGGCTCCATCAAAACCAAAGTAGTACAAGTTGAAAAAGATTTTATCCAAACTCAAGTAGAAAATAGCGGGGTGCTTAGTTCAAACAAGGGAATTAATTTTCCTAATACAAAAATTAATATCGATGTTATCACCCAAAAAGATAAAGACGATCTTGCATGGGGCATTAAAAACGATGTTGACTTTTTAGCCATCTCTTTTGTGCAAAATGCTCATGATATTGATGAAGTTAAAAAAATACTTGATGAAAATAATGCTAAAATTGCTATTTTTGCAAAAATAGAAAAATTTGATGCTGTTGAAAATATCGATGAAATCATAAATTGTAGTGATGGTATAATGGTAGCAAGAGGGGATTTAGGCATTGAAGTGCCTTATTATAGAGTGCCAAATATACAAAAACTCATCATTAAAAAAGCCAATGAAGCTAATAAACCTGTCATTACTGCTACTCAAATGCTTTTTTCACTTGCAAAATCCAAAACTGCCACAAGAGCTGAAATTTCAGATGTTGCTAATGCTGTGCTTGATGGTACTGATGCGGTTATGCTTAGTGAAGAAAGCGCGGTAGGGATTGATCCGGCAAATGCGGTTGATATTATGACTCAAACCATTATAGAAACAGAAAAAAACTATCCTTATGAAAAATTTGAAACCTTTAAATGTTTCAATGAAACCGATATTATCGCTAAATCAAGCACACAACTAGCAACCGATTTAAATGCAAATGCAATTTTTACCATCACAAGTAGTGGTGCTTCCGCGGTTAAAACAGCAAGATATCGTCCAAAAATGGATATCATAGCTATCACTCATTCCAAAAAAGCTTTAAATTTTTTAAGTATAGTTTGGGGAGTTCAACCTGCTATATTAATAGAAAAACATGAAAATTTAACAGAACTTTTAAGCAATTCTGTAAAACTTGGAGTCGAAAAAGGCCTTATGAAAAAAGATGGGGTTTACACTCTTACCGCAGGTTTTCCAATAGGTGTTGCAGGAAGTACAAATCTAATTAGAATTTTACAAAAAGATCAAATTGAATATTATTTAAGTTTGGGAAAATAA
- a CDS encoding FAD-dependent oxidoreductase: MDQKHFDTVVIGGGISGAAVFYELARYTNIQNIALLEKYNSAATLNSHSTSNSQTIHCGDIETNYTLEKAKKVKTTADMIVKYGLLQNAQNKFMHSHQKLALAVGDKECEYMKNRYEEFKELYPYIKFYTKDKIKQIEPNVVLGEDGVNNRTDEVVAMGVEAGAVYTTVDFGLMSQNLIEQACKQEKNTHVAYNQEVVFIEKKDDIFYIKTKDFKEYSAKSIIVNAGAHSLFLAHKMGIGLDKSCFPVAGSFYMSKRKILNGKVYMVQNPKLPFAALHGDPDLLANMNTRFGPTALVIPMLERYHGFKSLPEFFKTLNLDMNVVKICLNLFKDSTIRNYILYNYLFEIPYINKRLFVKDARKIVPSLKTDDIYYAKNFGGVRPQVLDKKAGELMLGEASITEIPGIIFNMTPSPGATSCLGNGYRDAKLICQYLGANFNEDLFTSELL; this comes from the coding sequence ATGGATCAAAAACATTTTGATACCGTGGTAATTGGCGGTGGGATTTCTGGTGCTGCAGTATTTTATGAGCTGGCTAGATACACAAATATTCAAAATATTGCTTTGTTAGAAAAATACAATAGCGCTGCAACTTTAAATAGCCATAGCACAAGCAATTCACAAACTATCCACTGTGGTGATATAGAGACAAATTACACTTTAGAAAAAGCAAAAAAAGTTAAAACAACAGCAGATATGATTGTAAAATATGGTCTTTTGCAAAATGCACAAAATAAGTTTATGCACTCACACCAAAAACTCGCACTTGCAGTTGGAGACAAAGAATGCGAGTATATGAAAAATAGATATGAAGAATTTAAAGAATTATATCCTTATATTAAATTTTATACCAAAGATAAAATCAAGCAAATAGAACCTAATGTTGTATTGGGTGAAGATGGCGTGAATAATAGAACCGATGAAGTAGTAGCTATGGGTGTAGAAGCAGGAGCGGTTTATACTACAGTAGATTTTGGCTTGATGAGTCAAAATCTTATAGAGCAAGCTTGCAAACAAGAAAAAAATACTCATGTTGCCTACAATCAAGAAGTTGTGTTTATAGAAAAAAAAGATGATATTTTTTATATCAAAACAAAAGATTTTAAAGAATATAGTGCGAAATCTATTATAGTAAATGCAGGAGCGCATTCTTTATTTTTAGCGCATAAAATGGGTATAGGATTAGATAAATCTTGCTTTCCGGTTGCAGGAAGTTTTTATATGTCTAAAAGAAAAATTTTAAATGGTAAAGTTTACATGGTGCAAAATCCAAAACTACCATTTGCTGCGCTACATGGCGATCCTGATTTATTAGCTAATATGAATACACGCTTTGGCCCTACTGCCTTAGTTATCCCTATGTTAGAAAGATACCATGGTTTTAAATCACTACCTGAATTTTTCAAAACACTTAACTTAGACATGAATGTAGTCAAAATTTGCCTTAATCTTTTTAAAGATTCTACTATTAGAAACTATATTCTTTATAATTATTTATTTGAAATTCCTTACATTAACAAAAGACTTTTTGTAAAAGATGCAAGAAAAATAGTTCCTAGTTTGAAAACAGATGATATATACTATGCTAAAAATTTTGGTGGAGTACGCCCTCAAGTGCTTGATAAAAAGGCAGGAGAATTAATGCTTGGAGAAGCAAGTATTACTGAAATTCCAGGTATAATTTTCAACATGACCCCAAGTCCAGGTGCTACAAGTTGTCTTGGTAATGGCTATAGAGATGCAAAACTTATTTGTCAATACTTGGGTGCTAATTTTAATGAGGATTTATTTACTAGCGAACTACTATAA
- a CDS encoding type III pantothenate kinase, translated as MLLCDIGNTTASFLNEQKFYSMSIEQFLQYEPTQKVFYINVNPNLEQRLEQNPLFINLAPYFNFDTIYKNLGVDRIAACYTIEDGVVVDAGSAITVDIISNSIHLGGFILPGIESYKKSFSNISSRLRYELNTQINFDAFPQKTVDALSYGVFKSIYLLIKDSAYDKKLYFTGGDGQFLANFFDYAIYDKFLIFRGMKKAVCENFIL; from the coding sequence ATGCTTTTATGTGATATTGGCAATACAACCGCTAGTTTTCTAAATGAACAAAAATTTTATTCTATGAGTATTGAGCAGTTTTTACAATACGAACCTACACAAAAAGTATTTTATATCAATGTAAATCCGAATTTAGAGCAAAGATTAGAGCAAAATCCTTTATTTATCAATCTTGCCCCATATTTTAATTTTGATACTATTTATAAGAATTTAGGGGTTGATAGAATAGCAGCATGTTACACTATAGAAGATGGTGTTGTAGTTGATGCGGGTTCTGCAATAACTGTAGATATTATTTCTAATTCTATTCATCTTGGGGGATTTATACTCCCAGGTATTGAAAGCTACAAAAAATCTTTTTCCAATATTTCATCACGTTTAAGATACGAGCTAAACACACAAATTAATTTTGATGCTTTCCCTCAAAAAACCGTTGATGCTTTAAGTTATGGAGTTTTTAAAAGCATATATTTGCTTATAAAAGATAGTGCATATGATAAAAAATTATATTTTACAGGAGGAGATGGGCAATTTCTTGCGAATTTTTTCGACTATGCAATTTATGATAAATTTTTAATTTTTAGAGGTATGAAAAAAGCTGTTTGTGAAAATTTTATACTTTAA
- the gatC gene encoding Asp-tRNA(Asn)/Glu-tRNA(Gln) amidotransferase subunit GatC: MQIDDKLLTKLEKLSALKIADDKRQELEEQLSQIVNFVEKLDELKLDDVEAMTSTTNAATPFRLDESRKSDVIDTVSKHAPNSQDGFFVVPKIIE; encoded by the coding sequence ATGCAAATTGATGATAAATTATTGACCAAACTTGAAAAACTAAGTGCTTTAAAAATTGCCGATGATAAAAGACAAGAATTGGAAGAACAATTAAGTCAGATTGTTAATTTTGTAGAAAAATTAGATGAGCTAAAACTTGATGATGTCGAAGCTATGACTAGCACTACAAATGCTGCAACGCCATTTAGACTAGATGAAAGTAGAAAATCTGATGTGATAGATACGGTTAGCAAGCATGCTCCAAATTCTCAAGATGGATTTTTTGTAGTCCCTAAGATAATTGAATAA
- a CDS encoding CvpA family protein, with protein MENFSWFDVFVLGLTVILGLKGLVSGLFKEIFGLLGIVGGVLLASRYAKEVAEIINNNFYAIENENLAVFAGFLVLLIVIWVACMALGNILSKIFSMSGLGFIDRIGGFLFGSAKIFLIFAILVACINNIEFLNASLEKYAKNSYTLDLLRQTGDFIMNTDFTQNGLDKIQEQIIDSNLSLNSEVNNAN; from the coding sequence ATGGAAAATTTTTCTTGGTTTGATGTATTTGTTTTAGGTTTAACTGTGATTTTAGGTTTAAAAGGTTTGGTAAGTGGTTTGTTTAAGGAAATTTTTGGTTTATTGGGTATAGTTGGCGGGGTTTTACTTGCTTCAAGATATGCTAAAGAAGTAGCAGAAATTATTAATAATAATTTTTATGCAATTGAAAATGAAAATCTTGCGGTTTTTGCGGGATTTTTGGTTTTGTTAATTGTAATTTGGGTAGCTTGTATGGCTTTAGGAAATATACTATCAAAGATTTTTAGTATGAGCGGTCTTGGTTTTATAGATCGTATAGGTGGATTTTTATTTGGCAGTGCTAAAATATTTTTGATTTTTGCAATTTTAGTGGCTTGTATTAATAATATAGAATTTTTAAATGCAAGTTTAGAAAAGTATGCTAAAAATAGCTATACGCTAGATCTACTTAGACAAACAGGTGATTTTATAATGAATACTGATTTTACTCAAAATGGTTTAGATAAAATACAAGAACAAATTATAGATTCTAATTTAAGTCTAAATTCGGAGGTAAATAATGCAAATTGA
- a CDS encoding Fur family transcriptional regulator yields MQIENIEYDVLLERFKKTLKDNGLKYTKQREVLLKTLYNSDMHYTPESLYVEIKQKNPELNVGIATVYRTLNLLEESGMATSISFGASGKKFELANKPHHDHLICKSCGEIVEFENPIIEQQQMLIAKEYNFKLTGHLMQLYGLCPQCSKK; encoded by the coding sequence ATGCAAATTGAAAATATAGAATATGATGTTTTGCTTGAGCGTTTTAAAAAAACACTTAAAGATAATGGTCTAAAATATACTAAACAAAGAGAAGTGCTTTTAAAAACTTTATATAATAGCGATATGCATTATACTCCAGAAAGTCTATACGTAGAAATAAAGCAAAAAAATCCCGAATTAAATGTAGGCATTGCAACAGTTTATAGAACTTTAAATTTATTAGAAGAATCTGGTATGGCTACTTCTATATCTTTTGGTGCTTCAGGGAAGAAATTTGAACTTGCAAATAAACCTCACCATGATCATTTGATTTGTAAAAGTTGCGGCGAGATTGTAGAATTTGAAAATCCTATTATCGAACAACAACAAATGTTAATCGCAAAAGAATATAATTTTAAATTAACAGGACATTTAATGCAACTTTATGGCCTATGTCCACAATGCAGTAAAAAATAA
- the lysS gene encoding lysine--tRNA ligase — protein sequence MFDNILEQQKIQKAQELKELGINPYPHFLKKEMSISEYKAKFTYIKNIENQRDENAHGVLAGRLKLLRIAGKSVFANIEDEQDSLQIYFNQNILGEEYFAILKKYLEVGDIVLVKGFPFITKTGEFSLHVEQIQIATKAIVPLPEKYHGLTDIEQRYRKRYLDMIMNSEVRKDFILRSKIVSYIRSFFDNKGFLEVETPMMHPIAGGANAKPFVTYHNALGVERFLRIAPELYLKRLIVGGFEAVYEINRCFRNEGMDLTHNPEFTTIEFYWAYHNYHDLMDLTEELFAMLLDKLNLDKKLEFDEKIIDFSKPFERITYKDALKKYGGLNDELIDNKELILEKLKKDGFEANEKLELGHLQAELFDNYVEDKLINPTFVIDFPISISPLSRRSDKDIDIAERFELFIAGREIANGFNELNDPLDQYERFLKQIEAKNAGDEEACEMDEDFVNALGYAMAPTAGQGIGIDRLVMLLINKKSIRDVVLFPAMRPLKNEIKGE from the coding sequence ATGTTTGATAATATTTTAGAGCAACAAAAAATTCAAAAAGCGCAAGAGTTAAAAGAATTAGGAATCAACCCTTATCCGCACTTTTTAAAAAAAGAAATGAGTATAAGTGAATATAAGGCTAAATTCACCTATATTAAAAATATAGAAAATCAGCGCGATGAAAATGCTCATGGAGTATTAGCAGGAAGATTAAAGCTTCTTAGGATAGCTGGCAAATCAGTATTTGCTAATATAGAAGATGAGCAAGATAGTTTACAAATTTATTTTAATCAAAACATTTTAGGGGAAGAGTACTTTGCCATTTTAAAAAAATATCTTGAAGTAGGGGATATTGTTTTGGTTAAAGGTTTTCCTTTTATAACAAAAACAGGAGAATTCAGTCTTCATGTAGAACAAATTCAAATAGCTACAAAAGCCATAGTGCCTTTACCAGAAAAATATCATGGGTTGACAGATATTGAGCAAAGATATAGAAAAAGATATCTTGATATGATTATGAATAGCGAGGTAAGAAAAGATTTTATTTTGCGTTCTAAAATCGTTTCTTATATTAGATCTTTTTTTGATAACAAAGGATTTTTGGAAGTTGAAACACCAATGATGCATCCTATTGCAGGGGGAGCAAATGCAAAGCCTTTTGTAACTTATCACAATGCTTTGGGTGTGGAAAGATTTTTAAGAATTGCCCCAGAATTATATCTAAAACGTTTGATTGTAGGCGGTTTCGAGGCAGTTTATGAGATTAATAGATGTTTTAGAAATGAAGGGATGGATTTAACACACAATCCTGAATTTACTACAATCGAGTTTTATTGGGCTTATCATAATTATCATGATTTAATGGATTTAACAGAAGAGCTTTTTGCTATGCTTTTAGATAAGTTAAATTTAGATAAAAAACTTGAATTTGATGAAAAAATAATTGATTTTTCTAAGCCATTTGAAAGAATTACTTATAAAGACGCATTAAAAAAATATGGCGGTTTGAATGATGAGCTTATTGACAATAAAGAATTAATATTGGAAAAGCTAAAAAAAGATGGATTTGAAGCCAATGAAAAATTGGAATTAGGCCATTTGCAAGCTGAACTTTTTGATAATTATGTTGAAGATAAATTGATCAATCCTACTTTTGTGATAGATTTTCCTATTTCTATAAGTCCTTTATCTAGAAGAAGTGATAAAGATATAGATATTGCTGAAAGATTTGAGTTGTTTATCGCAGGTAGAGAAATTGCAAATGGATTTAATGAGCTTAATGATCCGCTAGATCAATATGAGAGATTTTTAAAACAAATTGAAGCTAAAAATGCAGGCGATGAAGAAGCATGTGAGATGGATGAGGATTTTGTTAATGCGCTAGGCTATGCTATGGCACCAACTGCGGGGCAAGGTATTGGAATAGATAGATTAGTTATGCTTTTAATTAATAAAAAATCAATTCGTGATGTAGTGCTTTTCCCGGCTATGAGACCACTTAAAAATGAGATAAAAGGAGAGTAA